A window from Kovacikia minuta CCNUW1 encodes these proteins:
- a CDS encoding DUF6883 domain-containing protein translates to MANLDRGAVIAEAKLTKYLLVPLLKDDKSQFLALAGYTLENWQQLERDLREQILPLEAISTGVTRYGQKYAITGNLSGPNGNAIRVKTIWIVADGIARFVTLFPA, encoded by the coding sequence ATGGCAAATCTTGATCGCGGTGCAGTTATCGCAGAAGCTAAATTGACAAAGTATTTACTGGTTCCGCTGCTAAAGGATGATAAATCGCAGTTTTTGGCTCTGGCTGGCTACACTCTGGAAAACTGGCAACAGCTTGAACGGGATTTGAGAGAGCAAATACTTCCACTAGAAGCGATTTCAACCGGAGTGACTCGATACGGTCAAAAATATGCGATTACCGGAAATTTATCAGGTCCAAACGGAAATGCAATTCGAGTGAAGACGATCTGGATTGTTGCTGATGGGATTGCACGCTTTGTCACGTTGTTTCCAGCATAA
- a CDS encoding CHAP domain-containing protein, which produces MEIKMMLSSMLNNLLQINKELSLSSSFQTIRDFVGSSNLNDDYRFSLIGRSSISLSLQDLHANGDLQLIQDRNNNSRIDAGEVIATSTQSGKRREFIHSILDSGTYYIRVYAVSQCQNTTYGLSFKMAETEQPGTDVSDGGKENIVPPVVVPPVVVPPVVVPPVVVPPVVVPPPISGKTGPEDLFALSSSQQQIRLGVNLQATSYQASGNSFVRANNDSTFWCTEYAYGRAIEKGLFSDGQGIGGTIWGNADSWDDHIGLSNVKSQARANSFIIWDSNQAGASSFGHVGFVEEVYSDGSFLISEANWNGLDFNLRLINPGSVAYNQAKFIYL; this is translated from the coding sequence ATGGAGATCAAGATGATGTTAAGTAGTATGTTAAATAATCTTTTGCAGATTAACAAAGAACTATCCCTTTCCTCTTCTTTTCAAACAATAAGAGATTTCGTTGGTAGTTCTAATTTGAACGACGATTACCGCTTCAGCCTAATCGGTCGGAGTAGCATCTCTCTCTCGCTTCAGGATTTGCATGCGAATGGCGATTTACAACTCATTCAAGATCGCAACAATAATTCTCGAATTGATGCTGGGGAAGTGATTGCAACTTCAACCCAAAGCGGAAAACGTAGAGAGTTTATCCATTCAATTTTGGATTCTGGTACTTACTACATTCGCGTTTATGCAGTTAGCCAGTGTCAAAACACAACCTACGGTTTAAGCTTCAAAATGGCAGAAACGGAACAACCTGGCACAGATGTGAGTGATGGTGGTAAAGAAAATATTGTTCCTCCTGTTGTTGTTCCTCCTGTTGTTGTTCCTCCTGTTGTTGTTCCTCCTGTTGTTGTTCCTCCTGTTGTTGTTCCTCCACCCATTTCTGGCAAAACCGGTCCTGAGGATCTTTTTGCACTTTCTTCAAGTCAGCAGCAGATCCGATTGGGCGTTAATTTACAAGCTACAAGCTATCAGGCAAGCGGTAATAGCTTTGTTCGGGCAAATAACGATTCTACTTTTTGGTGTACCGAATATGCTTATGGAAGAGCGATAGAAAAGGGTTTGTTTAGTGATGGGCAGGGAATTGGAGGAACTATTTGGGGAAATGCGGATTCCTGGGATGACCACATTGGTTTAAGCAATGTGAAATCTCAAGCTAGAGCGAATAGCTTTATCATTTGGGATTCTAATCAAGCAGGGGCAAGTAGTTTTGGGCATGTTGGTTTCGTTGAGGAAGTTTACTCCGACGGTTCCTTCCTGATTTCAGAAGCAAACTGGAATGGGTTAGATTTTAATCTACGCTTAATCAATCCGGGATCTGTAGCGTACAATCAAGCGAAGTTCATTTATCTCTAA
- the gyrA gene encoding DNA gyrase subunit A encodes MTFSQEPPQDRIVPTDLRNEMQRSYLEYAMSVIVGRALPDARDGLKPVHRRILYAMHELGLSPDRPFRKCARVVGEVLGKYHPHGDTAVYDALVRMAQDFSMRSPLIDGHGNFGSVDNDPPAAMRYTECRLRPITTDGLLQDIESETVDFTDNFDGSQQEPLVLPARVPQLLLNGSSGIAVGMATNIPPHNLGELIDGVIALIRNPEITDLELMQYIPGPDFPTGAQILGRRGIREAYTTGRGSIIMRGVASIETIEHRGRPDREAIIVTELPYQTNKAALIEKIAELVNDKKIDGISDIRDESDRDGMRIVIELKRDAYPRVVLNNLYKQTPLQANFGANMLALVNSEPQLLTLKQFLNVFLEFRIEAITRRTRYRLRKAEERDHLLQGLLIALDNLDAIIHLIRHAADAPTAKQELIDTYSLSEAQSDAILQMQLRRLTALEAEKIHQEHEDLQIQITDLRDILERRERILDIIIEEVTTLKESHATPRRTVIEQSEEEIFDVDLIANERAVILLTEHGYVKRMPVNTFESQSRATKGKAGTRMKEDDGVEHFLTCHDHDSVLFFSDRGVVYCLNAYQIPTGSRTSRGTPIVQMLPIPRDEKITSVIPVTEFTEDEYLVMLTTGGYIKKTALAAFSNIRTNGLIAISLEEGDQLRWVRRAREQDTILIGSSLGKAIHFRANHEQLRPLGRATRGVRAMSLRKNDSLIGMAILPSQIVADLAQELESASESDEEAAEVMTTSLGPWVLVVTTGGFGKRVPVSQFRLQNRAGMGIVATKFRKPGDRMAALHIVNDDDELMIITNRGIIIRQSVNAISSQSRTATGVRVQRLAEDDAIAAVALVPTSGEEAAALETESNEES; translated from the coding sequence ATGACCTTTTCCCAGGAGCCGCCCCAGGATCGGATCGTCCCTACGGATTTACGGAACGAGATGCAGCGGTCCTACCTGGAATACGCAATGAGCGTTATTGTAGGACGGGCGTTGCCCGATGCCAGGGATGGGTTGAAGCCTGTGCATCGCCGTATTCTCTATGCTATGCACGAACTGGGGTTAAGCCCCGATCGCCCTTTCCGTAAATGCGCCCGTGTTGTCGGGGAAGTCCTCGGTAAATATCACCCCCACGGCGATACAGCGGTGTATGACGCTCTGGTGCGGATGGCGCAGGACTTTTCGATGCGATCGCCCCTAATCGATGGGCACGGCAACTTTGGTTCGGTGGACAACGACCCTCCCGCTGCCATGCGGTATACGGAATGTCGCTTACGTCCAATCACCACTGATGGCTTATTGCAAGACATCGAATCAGAAACGGTTGATTTTACGGACAACTTCGACGGCTCGCAGCAGGAACCCCTGGTTTTGCCTGCCCGTGTTCCCCAATTGCTTTTGAATGGTTCGTCGGGGATCGCGGTTGGGATGGCGACCAATATCCCCCCCCATAATCTGGGAGAGTTAATCGATGGCGTGATCGCGCTGATTCGCAATCCGGAAATTACTGACCTGGAACTGATGCAGTATATTCCTGGTCCAGACTTTCCGACCGGGGCACAAATTCTCGGCAGGCGTGGTATTCGGGAAGCCTACACGACTGGACGGGGTTCCATCATTATGCGTGGGGTTGCCAGTATCGAAACGATCGAGCATCGGGGGCGACCGGATCGGGAAGCAATCATTGTGACAGAGCTGCCTTACCAGACGAATAAGGCAGCTCTGATCGAAAAAATTGCTGAACTGGTCAATGATAAAAAGATTGATGGCATTTCCGATATCCGCGATGAAAGCGATCGCGATGGCATGCGGATTGTGATTGAACTGAAACGCGATGCTTATCCACGGGTTGTTTTAAACAATCTCTACAAGCAGACGCCACTTCAGGCAAACTTTGGTGCCAATATGCTGGCGTTGGTCAACAGTGAACCGCAACTTCTGACGTTGAAGCAATTCCTCAATGTCTTCCTGGAGTTCCGGATTGAAGCCATTACCCGTCGCACCCGCTACCGTTTGCGGAAGGCAGAAGAACGGGATCACTTGCTTCAGGGTTTGTTGATTGCCCTGGATAACCTGGATGCCATTATTCATCTGATTCGCCATGCGGCAGATGCCCCCACCGCGAAGCAGGAATTGATTGATACCTATAGTTTGTCGGAAGCCCAATCGGACGCGATTCTGCAAATGCAATTGCGCCGCCTAACAGCGCTGGAGGCGGAAAAGATCCATCAGGAGCATGAGGATCTTCAAATTCAAATTACTGATTTGCGGGATATTCTGGAGCGACGAGAGCGCATTCTCGACATCATCATTGAGGAAGTCACAACCCTGAAGGAATCCCATGCGACCCCGCGTCGCACGGTGATTGAACAGTCTGAAGAAGAAATTTTTGATGTTGATTTGATCGCCAATGAACGGGCAGTAATTCTGCTGACGGAACATGGCTATGTCAAACGGATGCCGGTGAATACGTTTGAGTCTCAAAGCCGGGCGACTAAAGGCAAAGCGGGCACCCGGATGAAGGAGGACGACGGGGTAGAACATTTCCTTACCTGTCACGACCATGACAGTGTATTGTTCTTCAGCGATCGCGGGGTTGTCTACTGCCTCAACGCCTACCAAATCCCGACGGGATCGCGAACCTCACGTGGTACCCCGATCGTTCAAATGTTGCCCATTCCCCGAGACGAAAAAATTACCTCCGTCATTCCCGTGACTGAGTTTACGGAGGATGAGTATCTGGTGATGCTGACAACGGGTGGCTACATCAAAAAAACTGCCCTGGCTGCCTTTAGCAACATTCGAACGAATGGATTGATCGCCATTTCTTTAGAGGAGGGTGACCAACTGCGGTGGGTTCGCCGTGCCCGTGAGCAAGATACCATTCTGATTGGCTCCAGTCTGGGCAAAGCGATTCACTTTCGGGCAAACCATGAGCAACTGCGTCCCCTGGGACGGGCTACACGGGGTGTGCGAGCAATGTCGTTACGCAAAAACGACAGTCTGATTGGGATGGCGATTTTACCTAGCCAAATTGTCGCGGATCTGGCGCAGGAATTGGAGTCTGCCAGCGAAAGCGATGAGGAAGCCGCAGAAGTAATGACCACCAGCCTGGGTCCCTGGGTGCTGGTGGTGACCACAGGTGGTTTTGGTAAGCGTGTGCCTGTGTCCCAATTCCGGCTACAAAACCGAGCGGGGATGGGGATTGTGGCGACTAAGTTCCGTAAACCTGGCGATCGCATGGCAGCTTTGCATATCGTTAATGATGACGATGAACTGATGATCATCACGAACCGGGGCATCATTATCCGGCAGTCAGTGAATGCCATTTCATCCCAATCTCGTACTGCAACAGGGGTACGGGTGCAGCGATTGGCTGAAGATGATGCGATCGCTGCGGTTGCACTGGTGCCCACTTCCGGTGAGGAAGCAGCTGCCCTGGAGACTGAATCCAACGAAGAATCGTAG
- a CDS encoding helix-turn-helix domain-containing protein: MTLEEVAAYLRLPTETVLRQAIQGKLPGRKIEDTWRFLQTAINDWLRSQDNRTILLQQAGTFSDDESLAELRASIYQARGRAESAQGSDT, encoded by the coding sequence TTGACACTCGAAGAAGTCGCAGCTTATTTGAGATTGCCAACTGAGACTGTTTTGCGTCAAGCAATTCAGGGGAAACTTCCGGGGCGCAAAATTGAAGATACCTGGCGGTTTCTGCAAACAGCGATCAATGACTGGCTGCGATCGCAAGACAATCGAACCATCCTCCTTCAACAAGCAGGAACCTTTTCTGACGATGAATCTTTGGCAGAATTAAGGGCATCCATTTATCAGGCACGGGGACGGGCAGAATCTGCTCAAGGCTCAGACACCTGA
- a CDS encoding DUF4926 domain-containing protein: MKFQLFTQVALCEDVPELKLKKGSVGVIVEYYPMPEGQEDGYSLEGLVPQDTVEVSESQIKAIATPISQTQIVG, from the coding sequence ATGAAATTTCAACTGTTTACTCAAGTTGCCTTATGTGAAGATGTTCCTGAGTTGAAGCTGAAAAAAGGTAGTGTCGGAGTCATCGTTGAATATTATCCGATGCCTGAAGGTCAGGAAGATGGCTACAGTCTGGAAGGACTCGTTCCCCAAGATACCGTTGAAGTTTCCGAGTCCCAAATTAAAGCGATCGCAACTCCAATCTCTCAGACCCAAATTGTTGGATGA
- a CDS encoding PIN domain-containing protein, with translation MHLLDTDTLTYLHAGHPKVIEQLRNVEDPDGGTTIITKIEMLRGRMDYVLKAETGEA, from the coding sequence ATGCACTTACTCGACACTGACACGCTTACCTATTTACACGCAGGACACCCCAAAGTCATTGAACAACTGAGAAATGTAGAAGATCCTGATGGGGGAACAACGATCATCACAAAAATTGAAATGTTGCGTGGTCGCATGGATTATGTGTTGAAGGCAGAGACGGGCGAAGCTTGA
- a CDS encoding NACHT domain-containing protein: protein MAEDDKRQRTFQEILKNVRVGGNLTVGNITQINEREKPERPRNEQSFLEWVKQEQVGKSLEVLHTERPIALRKQLQPEQVSPLSKTFSKTFGKSVSPLSESATILEIFDRTDIVGKLLILGEPGSGKTITLLELAQGLVQRAEADTNFPIPVLFNLSFWKDARQSITEWVVEQLQSYGVSKKLSKEWVDNCQLLPLFDGLDEVKPELQTSCVQAINQWLQKEYRLRLVVCCRREEYEKVTRGQWQDDTESEEETSKSTEETRLHLNSATLVQALTDDQIQEYLAAVNQSELWQTLEQDADLLEWVRTPLFLSVLGFIASHQKLSIQHWQTLPSTETRLQYLFDAYWEAVMERELVSPQMRSQGIKSQSYEKHVPPDRKQTRHWLVFLAQRLQRESQTEFLIEKIQFHWVSASMRMNVKLIQLSFQFFIILPAIFWAYMRRDSPQNYSISPLEITLMVLAIISMLISVPFAEIFDFTKDIFLTRKLYWSWRKAILNFIKPLIYGSTFGVSIGLMAGLTSQLKLGETSGVILGFSVGCLATKIFFSRFFEGFTDLYRFILFNLLEAGFLSIKENLSIRLSLSVTALSWIEKYIKLALQPIICLFGYIPIISSGFILAIAGFWGTTQNTGFVDNLKEGVINGILLGLTTGFLCLCTTGWEEVKEIEPGFPGKGVKTSLQHFVIVSTTFLLVFAFVTVIFCFFQPFLLKQQSNGTYYVFSVGIGLLFGLMISWQEAPIKNATIFIRHAILRFILWLDGSIPWNYARFLDYCTERLLLQRIGGRYRFIHKLLQDHFAEMGRGE, encoded by the coding sequence ATGGCTGAAGATGACAAGCGCCAGCGAACCTTTCAGGAAATTCTCAAGAACGTTCGTGTTGGAGGGAATTTGACGGTTGGTAACATCACTCAGATCAATGAGCGAGAAAAACCTGAGCGCCCTCGTAACGAGCAAAGTTTTCTGGAATGGGTTAAGCAAGAACAGGTTGGCAAATCGCTGGAAGTTTTGCACACCGAAAGACCGATCGCCCTCCGAAAACAGTTGCAACCTGAGCAGGTTAGCCCGTTATCCAAAACCTTCAGTAAAACGTTTGGTAAGTCCGTATCTCCATTGTCTGAAAGCGCGACCATTCTGGAGATTTTCGATCGAACCGATATTGTCGGGAAACTTCTGATTCTCGGTGAACCGGGTTCTGGAAAAACTATCACTTTGCTAGAACTGGCACAGGGCTTAGTCCAACGTGCCGAAGCAGATACCAACTTCCCAATTCCCGTTCTGTTTAACCTGTCATTCTGGAAAGATGCTCGTCAGTCTATTACAGAATGGGTAGTCGAGCAACTTCAATCCTATGGGGTATCAAAAAAGCTGAGTAAAGAGTGGGTTGATAATTGTCAGTTGTTGCCCCTGTTCGATGGATTGGATGAAGTGAAACCTGAATTGCAAACCTCTTGTGTGCAAGCAATTAACCAATGGCTGCAAAAGGAGTATCGCCTACGGCTAGTCGTCTGCTGTCGTAGAGAAGAGTATGAGAAAGTCACCCGGGGGCAGTGGCAGGATGATACTGAGTCGGAAGAGGAAACATCCAAATCAACAGAAGAAACTCGCCTTCACTTAAATAGCGCAACTCTGGTGCAAGCACTGACAGATGACCAAATTCAAGAATATTTGGCAGCAGTTAATCAATCAGAACTTTGGCAAACTCTGGAGCAAGATGCAGATCTATTGGAATGGGTTAGAACACCTTTGTTCCTATCAGTTTTAGGATTCATTGCGTCCCATCAAAAGTTATCTATCCAACATTGGCAAACCTTGCCTTCTACCGAAACACGCCTTCAGTACTTATTTGATGCCTACTGGGAAGCCGTGATGGAGCGGGAATTAGTTAGTCCACAGATGCGATCGCAGGGAATAAAAAGCCAGTCCTATGAAAAGCACGTACCTCCAGATAGGAAGCAAACACGACACTGGCTAGTGTTCCTAGCACAACGATTGCAGCGAGAATCTCAAACCGAATTCTTGATTGAAAAAATCCAATTTCATTGGGTATCTGCTTCTATGAGGATGAATGTAAAACTCATTCAGCTTTCTTTCCAATTTTTCATTATCTTGCCAGCAATTTTTTGGGCTTATATGAGAAGAGATTCTCCCCAAAACTATTCGATATCTCCTCTAGAAATAACACTGATGGTGCTAGCGATAATCTCAATGCTGATTTCCGTTCCTTTTGCCGAAATATTTGATTTCACAAAAGATATATTCCTCACCCGTAAACTTTACTGGTCATGGAGAAAGGCAATTCTCAATTTCATAAAACCTCTTATTTATGGATCTACATTTGGAGTATCAATCGGTTTGATGGCAGGATTAACTAGTCAATTAAAGCTAGGAGAAACAAGCGGAGTAATTCTAGGATTCAGCGTGGGCTGTTTAGCTACAAAGATTTTCTTTTCTAGATTTTTTGAGGGTTTTACTGATCTTTATAGATTCATCTTATTTAATTTACTGGAAGCAGGTTTCTTGAGTATCAAAGAAAATCTGAGCATTCGCTTGAGCCTTTCTGTAACAGCTTTAAGTTGGATTGAGAAGTATATCAAGCTTGCATTGCAGCCTATTATCTGCCTTTTCGGTTATATTCCTATTATTAGTTCTGGTTTTATCCTTGCTATAGCTGGCTTCTGGGGAACCACACAAAACACTGGCTTCGTTGATAATCTAAAAGAGGGAGTAATCAATGGGATTCTATTGGGTTTAACTACTGGATTTCTTTGTCTATGCACAACGGGATGGGAAGAAGTAAAAGAGATAGAACCTGGTTTTCCGGGCAAAGGTGTCAAAACATCATTACAACACTTCGTTATAGTATCTACAACGTTTCTATTAGTCTTTGCTTTCGTAACAGTGATTTTTTGCTTTTTCCAACCTTTTCTCCTCAAGCAGCAATCAAATGGAACATACTATGTTTTCTCGGTAGGTATAGGGTTACTCTTTGGTTTAATGATTAGCTGGCAAGAAGCTCCTATAAAAAATGCAACAATCTTTATAAGGCACGCTATTTTACGTTTTATTCTTTGGTTGGATGGCTCCATTCCCTGGAACTATGCCCGCTTTCTCGACTACTGCACAGAACGCCTCCTGCTCCAGCGCATCGGTGGGCGGTATCGGTTTATTCACAAGTTGTTGCAAGACCATTTTGCGGAGATGGGGCGTGGGGAGTAG
- a CDS encoding type II toxin-antitoxin system RelE family toxin — protein MAYLVEFKAEALSGLERLSQKNQARVLRKIRWLADNFEQLTPQALTGDLSGLFKLRLAIIERSIHSMMKLRCSRFIALDIAVKFICELTEMIVSTAALYIVCAKT, from the coding sequence ATGGCTTATCTCGTTGAGTTCAAAGCGGAAGCACTTTCTGGATTAGAACGACTAAGCCAAAAGAACCAGGCACGAGTTCTTCGCAAAATCCGCTGGCTTGCTGATAACTTTGAGCAACTGACTCCACAAGCTCTCACAGGTGATTTAAGTGGTTTGTTCAAACTGAGATTGGCGATTATCGAGCGCTCTATTCATTCAATGATGAAACTGAGATGCTCACGATTCATCGCATTGGACATCGCAGTGAAATTTATCTGTGAGCTTACGGAAATGATCGTTTCGACTGCGGCACTTTACATAGTGTGCGCGAAAACGTAG